Proteins encoded within one genomic window of Setaria italica strain Yugu1 chromosome IV, Setaria_italica_v2.0, whole genome shotgun sequence:
- the LOC101769889 gene encoding UDP-glycosyltransferase 73D1-like, whose amino-acid sequence MYMWNYYRAMALLRAPIESYLRSHAPRPTCVVSDFCHPWTTELAANLGVPRLSFFSMCAFGLLCHHNLERFNAWDGVEDPNEPVVVPGLEERFVVTRAQAPGFFRQTPIPCWEEFADYAERARAEADGVIVNTVLEMEPEYVAGYAAAWKMKVWTVGPVSTYHQSRTTLASTLASRGLRTSAVDPDECHRWLDGKAPGSVVYVSFGSISQAEPKQVVELGLGLEVSGHPFIWMLAQERRRVRRRGRGFLGELEARVAGRGLLIRGWAPQLLIMSHDAVGGFVTHCGWNSTLEAVAAGLPMVTWPHFTDQFLNEKMAVEVLGIGVSVGVTEPLTYQAVKGSCGRAPAPALCVYRSMEELKPHQTVSIAKSFFGKFGRSRSRFRPAWRSLKISSAAPAPAPHEELLARSPAKEPEEGDRGGVGRGGGSHAERDGRREEAKGRRRRARASGEGEGCRAGWRVVARQPVDLVKRFQPGIARDADVPQM is encoded by the coding sequence ATGTACATGTGGAACTACTACCGCGCCATGGCGCTCCTCCGCGCGCCGATCGAGAGCTACCTCCGCTCGCACGCGCCGCGCCCGACCTGCGTCGTGTCGGACTTCTGCCACCCGTGGACCACGGAGCTCGCGGCCAACCTCGGCGTCCCGCGGCTCAGCTTCTTCAGCATGTGCGCCTTCGGCCTCCTCTGCCACCACAACCTCGAGCGGTTCAACGCCTGGGATGGCGTCGAAGACCCCAACGAGCCGGTCGTCGTGCCGGGGCTGGAGGAAAGGTTCGTGGTGACAAGGGCACAGGCCCCGGGTTTCTTCCGGCAGACCCCAATCCCGTGCTGGGAGGAGTTCGCCGACTACGCCGAGCGCGCGCGGGCCGAGGCCGACGGCGTCATCGTGAACACCGTCCTGGAGATGGAGCCGGAGTACGTCGCCGGCTACGCGGCGGCCTGGAAGATGAAGGTCTGGACCGTCGGGCCGGTGTCCACCTACCACCAGAGCCGCACCACGTTGGCGTCGACACTGGCGTCAAGAGGGTTGAGGACATCCGCCGTCGACCCCGACGAGTGCCACCGGTGGCTCGACGGCAAGGCGCCGGGCTCCGTCGTGTATGTCAGCTTCGGGAGCATCTCGCAGGCGGAACCGAAGCAGGTCGTGGAGCTCGGCCTTGGGCTGGAGGTTTCGGGGCACCCGTTCATCTGGATGCTAGCTCAGGAACGCCGACGAGTAAGACGACGCGGGCGCGGGTTCCTGGGCGAGCTCGAGGCGCGCGTCGCGGGGCGGGGCCTGCTGATCCGGGGTTGGGCGCCGCAGCTGCTGATCATGTCCCACGACGCCGTGGGCGGGTTCgtgacgcactgcgggtggaactcgacgctggaggccgtcgccgccgggctgCCGATGGTGACGTGGCCGCACTTCACGGACCAGTTCCTGAACGAGAAGATGGCCGTGGAGGTGCTGGGCATCGGCGTCAGCGTCGGGGTGACGGAGCCCCTGACGTACCAGGCGGTGAAGGGCTCCTGTGGCagagctccggctccggctctgTGCGTTTACCGAAGCATGGAGGAGCTGAAGCCGCACCAAACGGTATCGATCGCGAAGTCATTTTTTGGCAAATTTGGGAGGAGCCGAAGCCGTTTTAGGCCTGCATGGCGGAGCCTAAAAATTAGCTCCgcagctccggctccggctccgcacgaGGAGCTCCTGGCGAGGAGTCCTGCCAAAGAGCCCGAAGAAGGAGATCGTGGTGGGGTGGGGCGTGGTGGAGGCAGCCATGCGGAGCGTGatgggcggcgggaggaggccaaggggaggcggcgacgggcgcgcgCTAGCGGCGAAGGCGAGGGCTGCCGTGCAGGTTGGCGGGTCGTCGCACGCCAACCTGTGGATCTGGTCAAGCGATTCCAGCCGGGCATAGCACGTGACGCTGACGTGCCACAGATGTAG